CTGCGAATAGAAatgggaggaaaggaaaataggGGGCTACATCACAAATCGTCTAAGTCCAGAAGAAAATATCTACTGTCTTTTGTGTGGAATACTTTTCATACGAGGAAGTTTATTTACATATTATCTATTAtattctgaaatgtaaataaGACCAATTGGACCATATCTTCAGCTGTTGTTAATAAAGTTTTGGCTCGCTGCATTGGTAGTTTGCATATGCTGAAGGACCACTATATATAATTACTTGCAGTGTTCTTGCCTGTATCTATTGTTAGGGCCAATGGAGGAAAGTGTTACAACACTTGCAACTCAGTGTTTAGTATGTCCCACAGCTACACCCACATTTCCACTTGCAGTAGATGGACCCTCCACAATGTTCTTCTGACCACCTGCAGTGTGCAGTTTATTCCAACTGCCTCAGTCTGGTTCTCCTCTGTTTCATTTAAACATCCTAAGGTCTTGGGTTCTTTCTGTGTTGTTCTTTCAGGCACTGCGGATGCTCTGATGCTCCTTTGCTTCGTTCACGATTGGAGACCCTGAGTCATGTTGTACTAATGGCCTGCAGAACTGTGTGACATGCCCTTTTCCCTTCTAATCCATGTATTATTGTAGTCTATCCCATTCATTATGGTTTGTGATCTGTTTGGCCCTCCTTTTTCTATTAACCAAACTATTTCATGACACTATGAAATATCTGGCATTCTGTCTTAACAAATATTGCTTTTCATCATGAAGGCCAACAAAACCAGCCCCAGGGTGTGACTAGCAGTAACAGTACAGATTCTGTTGGATAACCTGCTGAAATGAAACATCTTGGCTCTGGAGATTTTATTATCTAGAAGGCAGCCATAGGACAAATGCTGTCTGACAGACTCAGCAGCATGTTAGATTGTTTGccgctgggttttttttccttctcctctccccttttATCATTCAGTTTTTGCTCCATCCTTCTAATTCTCAGGTTATAAAAATTGCCTGACTGTGattaaccaccaccaccacctccgaGCAAGTCCCAGCTACTCTGCAGCACCATCTACAGAGGACCAAGGGTACAGCTGGAGAAATGTGGTTGTAAGTGAACTGATGACTAATAACAGTGTCAGACATAAATGGAAAATTGGCTGCCCATTTGTGATTTCTAATACAAATCATTATGCTAACACTAACAGAAATTCAGTCTGGCCAGGCATGAGTCAAATGCAACAACCTTgggaaatatttgcaaaatgtgTTGAATAGTCTCTTTTTAGGAGTTGTCTTTGCTGGTTGTCTCTGGTGCTCTTCTGTGGTTTGTCATGTAACGTGACAATTAACAAACCAACCTACTAGAATGATAGAGAAAAGGGCTTCTTTCTATTACCTGGAAACATACAGAGAACAACAACTTCCAACCCCCTCATAGCTTCTGCTGCTGTGAGAAAGTGCCACGCCTTGCATTTCTTCCACAACAGTTTGCTTGAAGAGTGCTGGAAAGACCAGCGTTAGCTGGACTCTGAGCTCAGCCTCAGCCAACAGAGTCCATACTCCTTCTTAAAAACACCAGGAGCGTGGCCTCCAGGAGTGACAGAAAATGAATATTGCAGGGGAGATAATTTTGGGTAAATAGATTCAACAAAAGCCCGTTTTCAACCAGCGGATTAGCCACAACGTGACGCAGGAACTACAGAGTCTACAGGGGCCACTGTCCAGGTGGCCCTTGTCTTTTACCCACTCTGGAAACAGAGTCCACTgttcctcctctgcttccagcaGAAGGGTTGAAGGTCCAGAGTGAAGCAATTACTCAGTTTTCCCTCTTAATTTCTCGGCTGGTGGGCAGTCCTTCCCACTGGACATAAATTGGTGCTGCTTCTTATTGGTACGGTACACGACATGCCTTTGTGGCTGAGAGAAGTCTTCCGTGGGTGAGGTGATGAAAGACTTGAAGGCTTCAGGCAATGAATTATTACGAGTTTCTTTTCCTCAGAGAATGCATTCTATTGGTAACTCTTCATTGTCTTAATTCTTGAAGAACAGCGCTGCGGATTTTTACGCAGATGAGACTGTCTACCACACGCTGCAGAATATTCCAGAAAGCCAAGTGAtgcatgctgctgctggccagccaaAAGCAGGGAAAGGTGGGTAGAAAGAGCGTATCTTGATATGTACATTATGCTaccttaaaaaaatcttttggcaaatcatgctttctctttctcctaatttttttacttttaacaggaaaaaataagttaACATTTAATAGTAACTAGAATACAACTGCTAGTGTTCAATTTCTATCTGCTAAATCTCACAAGGCAAGATAAATCTGTTATCAGCTTATTCTGTCCTCTTGTTTGGTACATGGAAAAACAAACCAGAGATTTCTTGAaggtttttttacatatttttgcaCCTGATTTTATGTCTACCTTTGTTTACTTTTCGAATTACCTCTTAGATTTGTCACTTCCAGTGTGCATTTTTGTGACTGTTTTTGTGCTCATTTTGGTTGACTTTACTTGAGTGGATATCTATTTTGCAAGGAAGAAGTTGCATGGCATTAGTTATTGCAGTACTTCATTTGCTTATTGCAttcattctttgttttttgtttgggattCAGCATCCTTTATATGACTCTGCTAGATGAGATTTACACAGCTTCCACTCTGAGCTGTTGTACCTACTTTTGACCGTGGGGTCTTTTTGAGTAGCTTcctggttttgctgctttttgaaaTCCCCCTCTTTCAACTTTAACCACATGGTGTCTGTTTTTGGTGTCTTCTCTTCCCATTGATGCTGAACACTGTGGTTTCTGTTGCTTAAtagctactactactactactacaacAAATTCCTTGGGATGATGGGAAGAGTAGCCTCTCCTTTTAAGTTCTGTACTTCTGTACTTGAAATTCACCATTGCAAACAAAAACCTTTCAATTCAGAAATGTTGTTTTTCTAAGTCTTACCTGGTGTTGCACTGAGGAATTTTACATGTCAGTATCTAAATTCATCTTCAATTGTTACTGCTCTGCTAAACTTCATTTCCTACTTCATATATCTTTCACATTattatctgtctttttttccGGAAAGCTATAGTGCATAGATTTGCAGAATGACTGATGATTcttatgtggtttttttctgtcctCTTATGGGTTCCTTTGTGTCCATGGTGATATTCCTACCAGAAACTGTGATTTGGGGGACTATTTCCTATATACCTAAATAAATTTAGTCCTCTTGGCTTCTTATTGAGACATGAGAGGTTTTCTGTACACTAGCAAATAGTGTGGCCTTTTAGGAATAGATCTGTAGATGAAACAATCAGTACTGAGTACCcaaaatctgtgtttaaaatgtTTCACCAGGGTGTATTTAGGGCAATCTCTAGGCTGGCCGCAAGTTCTGAAAGCTGCAATGACTTAGGTACGGTTCTGGAATGCATCTTTGAGTTAGGTTTCCTCTGAAAGGAGTCCAGTTCATCCACAACGAGACCATTCCATGATCTGAACTAAAGGTCGGTGAGTGGAGACAATCAAGAGAGGTACTTCAGAATGCATCGGAATTAGACACACCCAGAGAGAATTAGGCTACTTCAGGACAATTCAGTGCAGAAATCTAATGCAGATGCTCTGAAACACCTCCTGGAGGAACCTGCCTCTCTCCAGAGACCGTATAAGAAACCTGCAGACACCAGCCTGCTAGCTCAGACTGATGTTTAGAGCCTGGTAACAACCATCACTAGCTTATGCGATGAGGTGAAGTACAAAGATCTGTGAACTAACCCCACCTCAAAGTCGTGCATCCACATTGTGTAGGACTATGGAGGTAACAGCTGGGGTCTAGAAACACAGCTGCATTAACACATAAGAGCAAATAAGCCCTCTCAAACCAAGACATCAGCTAGAGATAATGTGtccagaaataaaagcttgggcagaaatgacagctgaactGAGAGGACAGACAACATGAAATCAGATGCTGCTGCAGACATGGCTACGCTATTGTTTTCCAGCAGACCCTCAGTCCATGGCAGTCAGTGTATTTTCCCCTGATCTTAATTGTTCTACCATAGGTTCATAGTTTTATAGGATaatttgggttggaggggacctcaggaggtcacctACTAAGACGTGTGTGCTGTGACCAGGCAGTGTCCTTCACCGGTTTGCTTTAAAGCTTTTCATCTTGTTGATAATATACATATTTCTAGCAGAATATGTACTTCTAGTCACAGGCCAATTTTTATTTAGATAATGAAACTCTATTAATTTTTTGGAAAGTACCTCTGTTTTCAGGCTCTTCTTCCTAGTCTGACTGTTacttctctcctctttccttaCCATCAGACACAGATTACTGTCATCCCTAACAGATGTCTTGGCTTGACCTCAGTGTTCCTTAGCAACTGTCACTTTTCCCCTGTTCCTAGTTTAAAATAGCCATGCAAGACAAGACTTTATGAAGTTTTGGTACAGCTGCTTGTTTCCACTTTGGTTAAAGTGGAAGCCGTTCTTCTGCATAAGCTCTCCTTTCTGCAAAATGTTCCTCTTTGTCTCATAATCTTAAATTCTTCCTCCTTATGGCAGCTTCTTGGTCACCCTTGGCTTTGTGAAGAACTAGGAGTACTTCAGAGAGAGATCCACAAGACCTAAGTGAAACTAAATAAGCCTTGCTAGTTAACATAAGCTGGAGAGCTGAGCCTCTGGGGAGATGCGCTTAGTTAACCGACAAATATTGCAATACTGGGCTAGCTTTATTCTGCATGGGAAAACAAGTTGACACTTCTGCACATATTTAGAAAACTACAGCGCACCAAAAGGTCTAGCTCCTTATTGGCTAGGTGAGATTTATGGTTCAAAACTAGCTTGCTTTTTCTGCTCACCCACTCACCCTTTCTTGTATCAGAGACTACCTTGCAACCCCAAAACATTCCTGAAACAAACCTGACAAAACTGAGTCATCTCACAATCTTTGAGTTTTGATTAAGCAGGGAAAACACTTATTCAAAAACATTCAGATTGGCTCTCCAGAACCTCTTTCCTGCACTGTCTGAGGCTGTAATTTCCTGCAGTGGGTTCCTTGACCGTGCACCTGCACAGCATGTGTCTGAAGACTGCTGAAAGTGGCTTCTGAGACCTATCACACAGTGAAGTCATCAGATATTTCTTATGATCCCAAAATAACCTGCTCTTGACACTCTTAGTGACCAAATTTCTTTCTGTCACCACAGATCTGTGCATGTTTCAGAACTATCATCCCATTTGCTGTTGCTGGTCTTCCGCTGAATAGTTTATATTGATCTTTTAATTTGTGACAGGGTATTAGGTTTACCTAGGCTTTTGCCTGTAAGATCctttccaggaaaaagaaaactgttcaTCTTTTAAAACGAGTTCTGTTCTGACCTTTTGTACTTTATTTCTTAATAGCTAGAAAAAAACTTCGACTGTTCGAGTACCTTCATGAGTCTCTGTATGACCCAGCTATGGCAAACTGCATTCAATGGGTGGATAAGCCCAATGGTGTCTTCCAGTTTGTCTCCAAGAACAAGGAGAAACTTGCAGAGCTGtggggagaaagaaagggaaaccGCAAGATCATGACATATCAGAAAATGGCCAGAGCCCTGAGGAATTACGGAAGAACAGGTGAAATCATTAAAATTCGACGGAAGCTGACATACCAGTTCAGTGCTGTTGTTTTACAGAGACTTGCTCCATCTTACTTCTTGGGAAAAGAAACAGTTTATCATCCATACGTTCAGTCTAGTCAAGAATATCAGTGTGCAGATGACTGGATCAGTTACAATAATTACATGTA
The sequence above is drawn from the Opisthocomus hoazin isolate bOpiHoa1 chromosome 8, bOpiHoa1.hap1, whole genome shotgun sequence genome and encodes:
- the MYBPC1 gene encoding myosin-binding protein C, slow-type isoform X2, yielding MFLQSFPDQDVLGQAFEDALEVLQQHSDREMQYSPGYKNCLTVINHHHHLRASPSYSAAPSTEDQGYSWRNVVNSAADFYADETVYHTLQNIPESQVMHAAAGQPKAGKARKKLRLFEYLHESLYDPAMANCIQWVDKPNGVFQFVSKNKEKLAELWGERKGNRKIMTYQKMARALRNYGRTGEIIKIRRKLTYQFSAVVLQRLAPSYFLGKETVYHPYVQSSQEYQCADDWISYNNYMYNNGYALQHANS